A section of the Deinococcus multiflagellatus genome encodes:
- a CDS encoding S8 family peptidase, which translates to MKRNLLLLGAALTLGGLSEASAGRLSPTLLQRAQQGDQTPVGVIVRFQFANDERGRAQFKNLRSQLNTKLAQLGPAAGFITQAINSGKATQLWLDQSIYLPLTPVQARALSLLPFVSDVFENFKVQIPKPQRAVALSAAAAAPGEAWHLAKIGAPQAWAAGFKGQGIKIGHLDSGIDAAHPQLNGKVAGFAEFNAAGDRVQGAAVRDTTNHGTHTAGLLVGDTVGVAPSAKIISALVLPNNEGTFAQVIAGMQYVLDPDNNANTDDGADVVNMSLGIPGTYDEFIVPVQNMIKAGVVPVFAIGNFGPSPASTGSPGNLPDAIGVGAVDKDGQVASFSSRGPVNWNSTIKGVFVKPDIAAPGVEITSAFPNGQYGALSGSSQASPIAAGAVALLLSAKPGSSVDAIKNALYSSASNAGSKNNNVGYGLISVPGALGKLGVGAPAPAPTPPAPTPPAPTPPAPTPTPPAPTPPAPTPPAPTPTPPTGPAGYTLCAIEGSKCDFSGQKDAAFGTAGKYLTGVGTDGFNCTVAEWGRDPAPGQRKGCFIKDRPGAGPAPTPPAPTPTPPSSSRKPRVLLVDDDMGQGADVTNALREAIKANAVSGGAFVWNTQSQGQVPLSELKRADIVVWATGEQYQNTITAADQNVLRQYVEGGGNLLITGQDIGYDIGTSAFYTGVLKTRFVADSSGQAKFVTRGAFGNTAFTLNADGSAKNQYYPDVIADQGGSSVVASWGTANATAGTITAQSIRVDPNRNRAAQKVQDPRGLVEQIAANLIGGILNQILGGNTQAQTRNQPRVSAQNAGENAGAIVANDAGKYRTVTMGFGLEGLTPNSRTILMKTAFDWLMK; encoded by the coding sequence ATGAAGAGAAATCTGCTGCTGCTGGGCGCCGCCCTGACCCTGGGCGGGCTGTCCGAGGCCAGCGCCGGTCGCCTGTCGCCCACCCTGCTGCAACGCGCTCAGCAGGGCGACCAGACCCCGGTGGGCGTCATCGTGCGCTTTCAGTTTGCCAACGACGAGCGGGGGCGCGCGCAGTTCAAGAACCTGCGCAGTCAGCTGAACACCAAGCTGGCGCAACTGGGCCCGGCGGCCGGGTTTATCACCCAGGCAATCAACTCGGGCAAGGCCACGCAGCTGTGGCTGGACCAGAGCATCTACCTGCCCCTAACGCCGGTGCAGGCGCGCGCCCTGTCGCTGCTGCCCTTCGTCTCGGATGTGTTCGAGAACTTCAAGGTGCAGATTCCCAAGCCGCAGCGGGCCGTGGCCCTGAGCGCCGCCGCCGCCGCGCCCGGCGAGGCGTGGCACCTCGCCAAGATTGGCGCGCCGCAGGCCTGGGCCGCCGGGTTCAAGGGCCAGGGCATCAAGATTGGGCACCTGGACAGCGGGATTGACGCGGCCCATCCGCAGCTGAACGGCAAGGTGGCCGGCTTCGCCGAATTTAACGCCGCCGGCGACCGCGTGCAGGGGGCGGCCGTGCGCGACACCACCAACCACGGCACCCACACGGCGGGCCTGCTGGTGGGCGACACCGTGGGCGTGGCCCCCAGCGCCAAGATCATCAGCGCGCTGGTGCTGCCCAACAACGAAGGCACCTTTGCCCAGGTGATCGCCGGGATGCAGTACGTGCTGGACCCCGACAACAACGCGAATACCGACGACGGCGCCGACGTGGTGAACATGAGCCTGGGCATTCCCGGCACCTACGACGAATTCATCGTGCCGGTGCAGAACATGATCAAGGCGGGCGTGGTGCCGGTGTTCGCCATTGGCAACTTTGGCCCGTCTCCGGCCAGCACCGGCAGCCCCGGCAACCTGCCCGACGCGATTGGGGTGGGCGCCGTGGACAAAGACGGCCAAGTGGCGAGCTTCAGCAGCCGCGGCCCGGTGAACTGGAACAGCACCATCAAGGGCGTGTTCGTGAAGCCCGATATTGCCGCGCCCGGTGTGGAAATCACCAGCGCCTTCCCCAACGGGCAGTACGGCGCGCTCAGCGGCTCCTCACAGGCCAGCCCCATTGCGGCGGGCGCCGTGGCCCTGCTGCTCTCGGCCAAGCCGGGCAGCTCGGTGGACGCCATCAAGAACGCCCTGTACAGCAGCGCCAGCAACGCGGGCAGCAAGAACAACAACGTGGGCTACGGCCTGATCAGCGTGCCCGGCGCCCTGGGCAAGCTGGGCGTGGGCGCGCCGGCGCCGGCCCCAACGCCTCCAGCACCGACGCCGCCCGCCCCTACCCCACCCGCGCCAACCCCCACCCCCCCGGCACCCACACCGCCCGCGCCCACGCCCCCAGCGCCTACCCCCACGCCACCCACGGGCCCGGCGGGTTACACCCTGTGCGCCATTGAGGGCAGCAAGTGCGACTTCAGTGGCCAGAAGGACGCCGCCTTCGGCACGGCCGGCAAGTACCTGACCGGTGTGGGCACCGACGGCTTTAACTGCACCGTGGCCGAGTGGGGCCGTGACCCCGCCCCCGGCCAGCGCAAGGGCTGCTTTATCAAGGACCGCCCCGGTGCGGGCCCGGCCCCCACGCCGCCCGCCCCGACCCCCACCCCGCCCAGCAGCAGCAGGAAGCCGCGCGTGCTGCTGGTGGACGACGACATGGGCCAGGGCGCCGACGTGACGAACGCGCTGCGCGAGGCCATCAAGGCGAACGCGGTGAGCGGCGGGGCCTTTGTGTGGAACACCCAGAGCCAGGGGCAGGTGCCGCTGAGCGAACTGAAGCGCGCCGATATCGTGGTGTGGGCCACGGGCGAGCAGTACCAGAACACCATCACGGCGGCCGATCAGAACGTGCTGCGCCAGTACGTGGAGGGCGGCGGCAACCTGCTGATCACCGGCCAGGACATCGGCTATGACATTGGCACCAGCGCCTTTTACACGGGCGTGCTGAAGACGCGCTTTGTGGCCGACAGCAGCGGGCAGGCCAAGTTCGTGACGCGCGGGGCCTTTGGGAACACCGCCTTTACCCTGAACGCAGACGGCAGCGCCAAGAACCAGTACTACCCCGACGTGATTGCCGATCAGGGCGGCAGCAGCGTGGTGGCTTCGTGGGGCACGGCCAACGCCACGGCCGGCACCATTACGGCCCAGAGCATCCGCGTGGACCCCAACCGCAACCGCGCCGCCCAGAAGGTGCAGGACCCGCGTGGGCTGGTGGAGCAGATTGCAGCCAACCTGATCGGCGGCATCCTGAACCAGATTCTGGGCGGCAACACCCAGGCCCAGACCCGCAATCAGCCGCGCGTGAGCGCCCAGAATGCCGGTGAAAATGCCGGGGCCATCGTGGCGAACGACGCGGGCAAATACCGCACCGTGACCATGGGCTTCGGGCTGGAGGGCCTGACCCCCAACAGCCGCACCATCCTGATGAAGACCGCCTTCGACTGGCTGATGAAGTAA
- a CDS encoding nucleotide exchange factor GrpE, with product MFRKRGPKMTDEHKPGQTPDTEAQATETELDVPETDTDNLEEDQDAAFPGLDGMDEGMLGQVQEMMAKLQRADELEKENADLKNRLARLAADFESYRRRTQDDVQAAQGQGVSKAAEALMPIYDDLDRAVSMGAADPAKLIPGMQAVQGKVLGVFSGLGLDATGKEGEAFDPQWHEALQVVDGEQDDVIVQVYQVGFRMGDRLVRPARVVVSKKG from the coding sequence ATGTTCCGCAAGCGAGGCCCCAAGATGACCGACGAACACAAACCCGGCCAGACCCCTGACACCGAAGCCCAGGCCACCGAAACCGAACTGGACGTGCCCGAAACCGACACCGACAACCTGGAAGAAGACCAGGACGCGGCGTTCCCCGGCCTGGACGGCATGGACGAAGGCATGCTGGGCCAGGTGCAGGAGATGATGGCCAAGCTCCAGCGCGCCGACGAGCTGGAAAAGGAAAACGCGGACCTGAAGAACCGCCTCGCCCGCCTCGCCGCCGACTTCGAAAGCTACCGCCGCCGCACCCAGGACGACGTGCAGGCCGCCCAGGGGCAGGGCGTGAGCAAGGCCGCCGAGGCCCTAATGCCCATTTACGACGACCTGGACCGCGCCGTGAGCATGGGCGCCGCCGACCCCGCCAAGCTGATTCCCGGTATGCAGGCTGTGCAGGGCAAGGTGCTGGGCGTGTTCTCAGGGCTGGGCCTGGACGCCACCGGCAAGGAGGGCGAGGCCTTTGACCCCCAGTGGCACGAGGCGCTGCAGGTGGTGGACGGCGAGCAGGACGACGTGATCGTGCAGGTGTATCAGGTGGGCTTCCGCATGGGCGACCGTCTGGTGCGCCCGGCCCGCGTGGTCGTGAGCAAGAAAGGGTAA
- a CDS encoding DnaJ C-terminal domain-containing protein: protein MAYKDYYDVLGVSRGASDADIKSAYRKLAKQYHPDKNAGDEKAAEKFKEIGEAYAVLSDPEKRKVYDQFGHTGQVPPGYAGPGAGGFQGGDFSGFDPGQFSDFFQGLFGQAGRRGGGAGPGFQGAQVNLEDLLGGLGGTGQGRRFVQNVEGELQVTLEEAFQGSDEVINVDGKRLSLRVPAGTRDGARLRLAGQGPGGGDVLLTIRVLEDARFDLDGDHLTTSVDVPAPVAALGGDVTVQTLSGKGNLSVPPGSSGGRRMRLRGQGWPRKDGTRGDLYVKLNVTVPSQLTEEQKELYRKLRDLG from the coding sequence ATGGCCTACAAGGATTACTACGACGTGCTGGGCGTGTCGCGCGGCGCGTCCGACGCGGACATTAAAAGTGCCTACCGCAAGCTGGCCAAGCAGTACCACCCCGACAAGAATGCCGGGGACGAGAAAGCCGCCGAGAAGTTCAAGGAGATCGGCGAGGCCTACGCGGTGCTCTCCGACCCGGAAAAGCGCAAGGTGTACGACCAGTTCGGGCACACCGGGCAAGTGCCCCCCGGCTACGCGGGGCCCGGCGCGGGCGGCTTTCAGGGCGGGGACTTCTCGGGGTTTGACCCGGGGCAGTTCAGCGACTTTTTCCAGGGGCTGTTCGGCCAAGCCGGGCGGCGTGGGGGCGGCGCGGGGCCCGGATTCCAGGGCGCGCAGGTGAACCTGGAAGACCTGCTGGGGGGCTTAGGGGGCACCGGGCAGGGGCGGCGCTTTGTGCAGAACGTGGAAGGCGAGCTGCAGGTCACGCTGGAAGAAGCCTTCCAGGGCTCGGACGAGGTGATCAACGTGGACGGCAAGCGCCTGTCGCTGCGCGTACCCGCCGGCACCCGCGACGGCGCCCGGCTGCGGCTGGCCGGCCAGGGCCCCGGCGGCGGCGATGTGCTGCTGACCATCCGCGTGCTGGAAGACGCCCGCTTTGACCTGGACGGTGACCACCTGACCACCAGCGTGGACGTGCCTGCCCCGGTGGCGGCCCTGGGCGGCGACGTAACGGTGCAGACGCTGTCGGGCAAGGGGAACCTGAGTGTGCCCCCGGGCAGCAGTGGCGGGCGCCGCATGCGCCTGCGCGGCCAGGGGTGGCCCCGCAAGGACGGCACGCGCGGCGACCTCTACGTGAAACTGAACGTGACCGTGCCCTCGCAGCTGACCGAGGAGCAAAAAGAGCTGTACCGCAAGTTGCGCGACCTGGGCTAA
- the dnaK gene encoding molecular chaperone DnaK gives MPKAVGIDLGTTNSVIAVMEGGRPEVIVNAEGARTTPSVVAYKGDERLVGQIARRQAALNPAATLFEVKRFIGRRWDEVKEEAARSPFTVKEGPGGSVRIEVNGKDLAPEQVSAEVLNKLVQDASAKLGEKIKDVVVTVPAYFDNSQREATKQAGEIAGLNVLRVINEPTAAALAYGLERKGNETVLVFDLGGGTFDVTILELGDGVFEVKSTSGDTHLGGADFDQRIVDWLAGEFQKDNSFDLRKDKQALQRLIEAAEKAKIELSNASETTISLPFITFDPETRTPMHLERTLSRAKFEELTADLLRRVRKPVEQALADAKLDAGKIDEVILVGGSTRIPAVKRIVQEIVGKTPNESVNPDEAVALGAAVQAGIIQGDSSLGDIVLVDVTPLTLGVEVKGGMIAPMITRNTTVPAKKTEIYTTAENNQPGVEINVLQGERPMAADNKSLGRFKLEGIPPMRAGQPQIEVTFDIDANGILHVTAKEKQSGKEASIRIENTTTLDKSDVERMVKEAEQNAEADKKRRERVEKRNNLDSMRVQALGQIEENEGAAGDAKDKLKAAADEAEEAVRSDDDAKIEAAQKRLEEELRSFMTAAQAGAQGQDAGAQGQPQANKADDDVIDADFKPAE, from the coding sequence ATGCCCAAAGCAGTCGGAATTGACCTTGGTACCACCAACTCCGTGATCGCCGTGATGGAAGGCGGTCGCCCCGAAGTGATCGTGAACGCCGAAGGCGCGCGCACCACCCCCTCCGTCGTGGCCTACAAGGGCGACGAGCGGCTGGTGGGCCAGATTGCCCGCCGCCAGGCCGCCCTGAACCCTGCCGCGACCCTCTTTGAAGTCAAGCGCTTCATTGGCCGCCGCTGGGACGAGGTGAAAGAAGAAGCCGCGCGCAGCCCCTTTACCGTGAAAGAAGGCCCCGGCGGCTCCGTGCGCATTGAAGTGAACGGCAAGGACCTCGCCCCCGAGCAGGTCAGCGCCGAGGTGCTGAACAAGCTGGTGCAGGACGCCAGCGCCAAGCTGGGCGAGAAGATCAAGGACGTGGTGGTCACCGTGCCCGCGTACTTCGACAACTCGCAGCGCGAAGCCACCAAGCAGGCCGGTGAAATTGCGGGCCTGAACGTGCTGCGCGTGATCAACGAGCCCACCGCCGCCGCGCTGGCCTACGGCCTGGAGCGCAAGGGCAACGAGACCGTGCTGGTCTTCGACCTGGGGGGCGGCACCTTCGACGTGACCATCCTGGAACTGGGCGACGGCGTGTTCGAGGTGAAGTCCACCTCCGGCGACACCCACCTGGGCGGCGCGGACTTCGACCAGCGCATCGTGGACTGGCTGGCTGGCGAATTCCAGAAGGACAACTCCTTCGACCTGCGCAAGGACAAGCAGGCCCTGCAGCGCCTGATCGAGGCCGCCGAAAAGGCCAAGATCGAGCTGAGCAACGCCTCGGAAACCACCATCAGCCTGCCCTTCATCACCTTCGACCCCGAAACGCGCACCCCCATGCACCTGGAGCGCACCCTGAGCCGCGCCAAGTTCGAGGAACTGACCGCCGACCTGCTGCGCCGCGTGCGCAAACCGGTGGAGCAGGCTTTGGCCGACGCCAAGCTGGACGCGGGCAAGATTGACGAAGTGATTCTGGTGGGCGGCTCCACCCGGATTCCCGCCGTCAAGCGCATCGTGCAGGAGATCGTGGGCAAGACCCCCAACGAGTCCGTGAACCCCGACGAGGCCGTGGCGCTGGGCGCCGCCGTGCAGGCCGGGATTATCCAGGGTGACAGCAGCCTGGGCGACATCGTGCTGGTGGACGTCACCCCGCTGACGCTGGGCGTGGAGGTCAAGGGCGGCATGATCGCGCCGATGATCACCCGCAACACCACGGTGCCCGCCAAGAAGACCGAGATCTACACCACCGCCGAGAACAACCAGCCCGGCGTGGAGATCAACGTGTTGCAGGGCGAGCGCCCCATGGCCGCCGACAACAAGAGCCTGGGCCGCTTCAAGCTGGAGGGCATCCCCCCCATGCGCGCCGGCCAGCCGCAGATCGAAGTGACTTTCGACATTGACGCCAACGGCATTCTGCACGTCACGGCCAAGGAAAAGCAGAGCGGCAAGGAAGCCAGCATCCGCATCGAGAACACCACCACCCTCGACAAGAGCGATGTGGAGCGCATGGTCAAGGAAGCCGAGCAGAACGCCGAGGCCGACAAGAAGCGCCGCGAGCGCGTCGAGAAGCGCAACAACCTCGACTCCATGCGCGTGCAGGCCCTGGGCCAGATTGAAGAGAACGAAGGCGCCGCAGGTGACGCCAAGGACAAGCTCAAAGCCGCCGCTGACGAGGCCGAGGAAGCGGTGCGCAGCGACGACGACGCCAAGATCGAGGCCGCCCAGAAGCGACTGGAAGAGGAGCTGCGCAGCTTCATGACCGCCGCCCAGGCCGGTGCGCAGGGCCAGGACGCGGGCGCCCAGGGCCAGCCCCAGGCGAACAAGGCCGACGACGACGTGATCGACGCGGACTTCAAGCCGGCGGAATAA
- a CDS encoding VF530 family DNA-binding protein, translating to MVDGEKQERQPSAARDPLHGVTLERLVRHLHSEYGWEELARRIPVKCFQANPSVGSSLKFLRKVGWAREQVEGEYLKLVRREDANPLIAALKAGTLSADLPAPSQTRAHEALAWALRHGAAEADLRTLMAFVQDVNFWPERERLPLLNLAIDRDAPPAFVRELLKQGADANDPRYWPPLLHTVDVEGLAYQTGRRAPRTDVLDLLLSHGAHPDASDKRGHTALDLARAYGLKAVLNKLGPAAP from the coding sequence ATGGTTGATGGAGAAAAGCAGGAGCGTCAGCCATCAGCGGCCCGCGACCCCTTACATGGCGTCACCCTGGAACGGCTCGTCAGGCACCTGCACAGTGAATACGGCTGGGAGGAACTGGCGCGGCGCATTCCGGTGAAGTGCTTTCAGGCCAACCCCAGCGTGGGCAGCAGCCTCAAGTTCCTGCGCAAGGTGGGCTGGGCGCGCGAACAGGTGGAGGGCGAGTACCTGAAGCTGGTGCGGCGCGAAGACGCCAATCCGCTGATTGCGGCGCTGAAGGCCGGCACCCTGAGCGCCGACTTGCCCGCGCCCAGCCAGACTCGGGCGCACGAGGCCCTGGCCTGGGCGCTGCGCCACGGCGCCGCCGAGGCTGACCTGCGCACCCTGATGGCCTTCGTGCAGGACGTGAACTTCTGGCCCGAGCGCGAGCGGCTACCACTGCTGAACCTCGCCATTGACCGGGACGCGCCGCCCGCTTTTGTCCGCGAGCTGCTGAAACAGGGCGCCGACGCCAACGACCCCCGCTACTGGCCGCCGCTGCTGCACACCGTAGACGTGGAAGGACTGGCCTACCAGACCGGCCGCCGCGCCCCCCGCACCGATGTGCTGGACCTGCTGCTCTCGCACGGTGCCCACCCCGACGCCAGCGACAAACGCGGCCACACCGCCCTGGACCTCGCCCGCGCGTATGGCCTGAAAGCCGTGCTGAACAAGCTGGGCCCCGCTGCCCCCTAG
- the fba gene encoding class II fructose-1,6-bisphosphate aldolase, which yields MLVTGNDILVPARAGKYGVASFNTNNMEITQAIIHTAEKLRSPVMVQMSEGAIKYGGQDLANIVIDIAGRASVPVALHLDHGSSYASALKAIKMGFTSVMIDASHHPFEENVKETRRVVEAAHAMGISVESELGRLGGIEEHIVVDEKDAFLTDPEEAVQFIEQTGTDYLAIAIGTSHGAYKGKGRPFIDHARIEKIAQLTSIPLVAHGSSGVPAEIVERFRTGGGVIGDAAGIADEDLQRATGHGIAKVNVDTDLRLASTVAIREALNANPKEFDPRKIFGPARDLMSQIVEHKLTVLGSVGKA from the coding sequence ATGCTCGTCACTGGTAACGACATTCTGGTTCCCGCCCGCGCTGGCAAATACGGCGTGGCCTCGTTCAACACGAACAACATGGAAATCACGCAGGCGATCATTCACACCGCTGAAAAGCTGCGCAGCCCCGTGATGGTGCAGATGAGCGAGGGCGCCATCAAGTACGGCGGTCAGGATCTGGCCAACATCGTCATTGACATTGCCGGGCGCGCCAGCGTGCCGGTGGCGCTGCACCTGGACCACGGCTCCTCGTATGCGTCGGCGCTGAAGGCGATCAAGATGGGCTTTACCAGCGTGATGATTGACGCCTCGCACCACCCCTTCGAGGAAAACGTCAAGGAAACCCGGCGCGTGGTGGAAGCCGCGCACGCCATGGGCATCAGCGTGGAGTCCGAGCTAGGGCGCCTGGGCGGCATCGAAGAGCACATCGTGGTGGACGAGAAAGACGCCTTCCTGACCGACCCCGAGGAAGCCGTGCAGTTTATCGAGCAGACCGGCACCGATTACCTCGCCATTGCCATTGGCACCAGCCACGGCGCCTACAAGGGCAAGGGCCGCCCCTTTATTGACCACGCCCGCATCGAGAAAATTGCGCAGCTGACCAGCATTCCCCTCGTGGCACACGGCTCCAGCGGCGTGCCGGCCGAGATCGTGGAGCGCTTCCGCACGGGCGGCGGCGTGATCGGCGATGCGGCCGGCATTGCCGACGAGGACCTGCAGCGCGCCACCGGCCACGGCATTGCCAAGGTGAATGTGGACACCGACCTGCGTCTGGCCAGCACCGTGGCCATCCGCGAGGCCCTGAACGCCAACCCCAAAGAATTCGACCCCCGCAAGATCTTTGGCCCCGCCCGCGACCTGATGAGCCAGATCGTGGAGCACAAACTGACCGTGCTGGGCAGCGTGGGCAAGGCCTGA
- a CDS encoding CBS domain-containing protein → MPTLKDIMTRDLTTTDPRATLKEVATLMREQDIGNVLIMDGETLQGIITDRDIVVRAVAYGHDLGSVASDYATGGVFTLESDTDVQDAARQMAQRQVRRLPVTENGQVVGIVSLGDLATRTSGGADEQALQGISQPTI, encoded by the coding sequence ATGCCGACCCTCAAAGACATCATGACCCGCGACCTCACGACCACCGACCCCCGCGCCACCCTGAAGGAAGTCGCCACCCTGATGCGCGAACAGGACATTGGCAACGTGCTGATCATGGACGGCGAGACCCTGCAGGGGATCATTACCGACCGCGACATCGTGGTGCGCGCCGTGGCCTACGGGCACGACCTGGGCAGCGTGGCCAGCGACTACGCCACCGGGGGCGTGTTCACCCTGGAGTCGGACACCGATGTGCAGGACGCCGCCCGCCAGATGGCCCAGCGCCAGGTGCGCCGCCTGCCGGTGACTGAAAACGGTCAGGTGGTGGGCATCGTGAGCCTCGGCGACCTCGCCACCCGCACTTCTGGCGGCGCCGATGAACAGGCGCTGCAGGGCATCAGCCAGCCTACGATCTGA
- a CDS encoding PAS domain-containing protein — MRPGLLELRWAYLLFALLALNSFLVVWLVPRPQAFWVLAPLVAVQLIAAWLAPRIVRMVRGHRLLQESYAEELAFARQLMESVEHGLTVTDEDGRFVYVNRAYAELLGTTPERVLGRTPFEFTLPEDHARLQAARAERRGGQSSSYRTRLRRPDGALVDVVVTGTPRWHAGRIVGNVAAVVPLRDLGEG, encoded by the coding sequence ATGAGACCGGGGCTGCTAGAGCTGCGCTGGGCGTACCTGCTGTTCGCCCTGCTGGCCCTGAACAGTTTTCTGGTGGTGTGGCTGGTGCCGCGCCCGCAGGCGTTCTGGGTGCTGGCGCCACTGGTGGCGGTGCAACTGATTGCCGCGTGGCTGGCCCCGCGCATCGTCCGCATGGTGCGCGGCCACCGCCTGCTGCAGGAATCCTACGCCGAGGAACTGGCCTTTGCCCGGCAGCTGATGGAAAGCGTGGAACACGGCCTGACGGTCACCGACGAGGACGGCCGCTTTGTGTACGTGAACCGCGCCTACGCTGAGCTGCTGGGCACCACCCCGGAGCGCGTGCTGGGCCGCACGCCCTTTGAGTTCACGCTGCCCGAGGACCACGCCCGGCTGCAGGCGGCCCGCGCCGAGCGCCGGGGCGGCCAGAGTTCGTCCTACCGCACCCGGCTGCGCCGCCCTGACGGCGCCCTGGTGGACGTGGTGGTGACCGGCACCCCGCGCTGGCATGCGGGCCGCATTGTGGGCAACGTGGCGGCGGTAGTGCCGCTGCGGGACCTGGGCGAGGGCTAA